From the Plodia interpunctella isolate USDA-ARS_2022_Savannah chromosome 5, ilPloInte3.2, whole genome shotgun sequence genome, one window contains:
- the opa gene encoding zinc finger protein ZIC 4 — MVAGEWGYAPAAATPAMNAFLDTNHAHLASYGLKMSPQPACGVGAQHRAAAPHPPPPHHPPHYQPYPLHSYQTGYLREYGGCGELFPQQPLEQSWDWRGDVHYQGGAPPLVPHAHAHAPHAFLRYVRAPPRRDMRCQWLDPEQPPPRKMCNKLFSSMHEIVTHLTVEHVGGPECTTHACFWQGCSRNGRPFKAKYKLVNHIRVHTGEKPFPCPFPGCGKVFARSENLKIHKRTHTGEKPFKCEYAGCDRRFANSSDRKKHSHVHTSDKPYNCRVHGCDKSYTHPSSLRKHMKVHGAAGDASPRYDSDGDDSSSAGSVSVTAGAASPAAPLPPPPAPAPTHHLHHHPTITDKLESLNEKYLNPHDQKPYERPPAAPPHHNQPHITNIGGNGVMDNKIGFGGHWTQFQQPAPAMPHGVPDWWCPTQETYHHHHLMHHSGAAAAY; from the exons ATGGTGGCGGGCGAATGGGGCTATGCGCCGGCGGCGGCCACCCCTGCCATGAACGCCTTCCTCGACACCAACCACGCGCACCTCGCCTCCTACGGCCTGAAGATGTCGCCACAGCCGGCCTGCGGCGTCGGCGCCCAACACCGGGCCGCCGCGCCGCACCCGCCCCCTCCTCATCATCCGCCTCACTATCAGCCCTATCCTCTGCACTCCTACCAGACGGGCTACCTCCGGGAGTACGGGGGCTGTGGGGAGCTATTTCCTCAACAACCATTAGAGCAGAGTTGGGACTGGCGCGGTGACGTGCACTACCAGGGCGGTGCTCCTCCGCTCGTCCCACATGCGCACGCGCACGCTCCTCATGCGTTCCTCCGCTATGTGCGCGCTCCTCCGCGACGGGACATGCGCTGCCAATGGCTCGACCCCGAGCAGCCCCCTCCGCGGAAAATGTGCAACAAACTGTTTTCAAGTATGCACGAGATCGTGACGCACCTGACAGTGGAACACGTGGGCGGTCCGGAGTGCACGACGCACGCCTGCTTCTGGCAGGGCTGCTCGAGGAACGGCCGGCCCTTCAAGGCGAAATACAAGCTAGTGAATCACATCCGCGTGCACACTGGAGAGAAGCCTTTCCCTTGTCCCTTCCCTGGCTGCGGCAAAGTATTTGCGAGATCAGAAAACCTCAAAATCCACAAAAGAACACATACTG gTGAGAAGCCGTTCAAGTGTGAGTACGCTGGCTGCGACCGACGGTTCGCCAACTCCTCGGACAGGAAGAAGCACTCACACGTCCACACGTCGGACAAGCCTTACAATTGCCGCGTGCACGGGTGCGATAAGTCCTACACACACCCCTCCTCGCTGAGGAAACACATGAAAGTACACGGAGCCGCGGGTGACGCCTCGCCGAGGTACGACAGCGATGGTGACGACTCCTCCTCAGCCGGCAGCGTGAGCGTCACCGCCGGCGCGGCTAGTCCGGCCGCACCCCTCCCCCCACCACCCGCCCCCGCGCCAACACATCACCTACATCACCATCCAACGATAACAGACAAACTAGAAAGCCTCAACGAAAAATACCTCAACCCTCACGACCAAAAACCCTACGAACGCCCCCCTGCTGCGCCTCCTCATCACAATCAACCGCACATTACAAACATCGGCGGAAACGGTGTTATGGACAATAAAATAGGTTTCGGCGGTCACTGGACGCAGTTTCAGCAGCCGGCGCCGGCGATGCCGCACGGCGTGCCAGACTGGTGGTGTCCTACGCAGGAGACGTACCACCATCACCACTTGATGCACCACTCCGGTGCAGCCGCCGCTTACTGA